One window of Sulfuriferula thiophila genomic DNA carries:
- the purU gene encoding formyltetrahydrofolate deformylase, giving the protein MSAKATAILLISCPDQKGLVAAIADFLYQHNANILHADQHQDAELGLFLMRVEWDLTGFDVDLTEFDTAFKPIAERFQMHWRLAHSGHRPRMAIFVSRYDHCLADLLYRYQAGELNCDIPIIISNHVDTKWLAEAYGIPFQHIAIHKDGKEEAEATQLAILRHHHIDFIVLARYMQVLSADFIRHYPNRIINIHHSFLPAFHGAKPYHRAYERGVKLIGATSHYVTEVLDDGPIIEQDVARISHRDDLDDLIRRGADLEKIVLSRAVRWHIENRVLLYANKTVVFD; this is encoded by the coding sequence ATGTCAGCCAAAGCCACTGCGATTTTATTGATTAGCTGCCCCGACCAGAAAGGCCTGGTGGCGGCAATTGCTGATTTTCTCTATCAGCATAATGCCAACATTTTGCACGCTGACCAGCACCAGGATGCCGAACTCGGACTGTTCCTGATGCGGGTGGAATGGGATTTGACCGGGTTTGATGTAGACCTGACGGAATTCGATACTGCTTTTAAGCCGATTGCCGAGCGTTTCCAGATGCATTGGCGGCTGGCGCATTCGGGGCATCGCCCACGCATGGCGATTTTTGTGTCGCGCTATGATCACTGCCTGGCGGATCTGCTCTACCGCTATCAGGCCGGTGAGCTTAATTGCGATATCCCCATCATTATCAGCAACCACGTCGATACCAAATGGCTGGCTGAGGCCTATGGTATCCCCTTCCAGCACATTGCCATCCACAAGGACGGCAAGGAAGAAGCCGAAGCGACACAACTGGCTATATTACGCCATCACCATATCGACTTTATCGTGCTGGCGCGCTACATGCAGGTGTTATCGGCTGACTTTATCCGCCACTACCCGAACCGCATCATCAATATCCACCACTCGTTTCTACCTGCATTCCATGGTGCCAAGCCTTATCACCGGGCTTATGAACGTGGCGTCAAGCTGATAGGCGCTACCAGCCATTACGTTACCGAAGTGCTGGATGACGGCCCCATCATCGAGCAGGATGTTGCGCGCATTTCACACCGCGACGATCTGGATGACCTGATCCGACGCGGCGCCGATCTGGAAAAGATCGTACTCTCGCGTGCAGTGCGCTGGCATATAGAAAATCGCGTGCTGTTATACGCAAATAAGACGGTGGTATTTGATTAA